One window of the Melanotaenia boesemani isolate fMelBoe1 chromosome 14, fMelBoe1.pri, whole genome shotgun sequence genome contains the following:
- the lrrc8db gene encoding leucine rich repeat containing 8 VRAC subunit Db → MFTLTEVASLNDIQPTYRILKPWWDVFMDYLGIVMLMLAIFSGTMQLTKDQVVCLPILEQSPEMAGGFLGTQPPEPVDGLWNKESAIGEQAAPLMAKRPPDSIVPTIQFTQPPAHGQPQPTGVRTKLDFQQYVFVNQMCYHVALPWYSKYFPYLALIHTIVLMVSSNFWFKYPKTSSKIEHFVSILGKCFESPWTTKALSETACEDSEENKQRLAGASSLLKHLSMSSEDGSPNQSAPVLTKTGVAFSAEKLVSEIPSMTILDKKDGEQAKALFEKVRKFRAHVEDSDLIYRLYAIQTVIKTVKFILILCYTMTFVASIDFDHVCEPEIKHLTGYAKFQCTHNMAFMLKKLLVCYIALICVYGIICIYTLFWLFRRPLKEYSFEKVREESSFSDIPDVKNDFAFLLHMVDQYDQLYSKRFGVFLSEVSENKLREISLNHEWTFEKLRQHVTRNPQDKLELHLFMLSGVPDAVFDLTDLEILKLELIPEARITAKISQMINLQELHFYHCPAKVEQTAFIFLCDHLRCLHVKFTDVAEIPSWVYLLKNLRELYLIGNLNSENNKLIGLESLRDLRHLKILHLKSNLTKIPTNITDLSPHLIRLVIHNDGTKLLVLNSLKKMMNLAELELHNCELERIPHAIFSLNNLQELDFKSNNIRTIEEVISFQHLKRLTCLKLWYNKIITIPLSISHVKNLESLFLSHNKLESLPSPLFTLLKLRYLDVSHNSIAVIPLEVGFLQNLQHFAITGNKVEIVPKQMFKCNKLRTLCLGHNCITSIPEKIGNLSQLTHLELKGNCLDRLPAQLGQCTLLRRSCLVVEDHLFDSLPIEVKENMNQEASVSFANGCKCLSDGR, encoded by the coding sequence ATGTTTACCCTAACAGAAGTAGCCTCTCTGAATGACATCCAGCCCACTTATAGAATCTTGAAACCATGGTGGGATGTCTTCATGGATTATCTCGGTATTGTCATGCTGATGTTGGCCATATTTTCTGGAACCATGCAGTTAACTAAGGACCAAGTGGTTTGTCTTCCCATCTTGGAACAATCTCCAGAGATGGCTGGCGGCTTCTTGGGAACCCAACCGCCAGAGCCTGTTGATGGTTTATGGAACAAAGAGAGTGCGATTGGGGAGCAAGCTGCTCCTCTCATGGCAAAAAGGCCTCCAGACAGCATTGTCCCCACAATTCAATTCACACAGCCACCTGCTCATGGGCAGCCTCAGCCCACAGGAGTCAGGACCAAGCTGGATTTTCAGCAGTACGTTTTTGTCAACCAGATGTGCTACCACGTTGCTCTTCCTTGGTATTCCAAGTATTTCCCATACCTTGCGCTTATTCACACTATTGTACTGATGGTCAGTAGCAACTTCTGGTTCAAATACCCAAAGACAAGTTCAAAAATAGAACACTTTGTTTCCATACTAGGGAAATGTTTTGAGTCACCCTGGACTACCAAAGCACTGTCTGAGACTGCGTGTGAGGACTCGGAGGAGAACAAGCAAAGACTGGCCGGTGCCTCCTCCCTCCTGAAACATCTCTCCATGAGCAGTGAGGATGGCAGTCCGAACCAGTCTGCTCCAGTGTTGACCAAAACTGGAGTCGCCTTTTCAGCTGAAAAGCTTGTGAGTGAAATTCCGTCCATGACCATACTGGACAAGAAAGATGGCGAGCAAGCGAAGGCCTTATTTGAGAAAGTTCGGAAATTTCGTGCCCATGTGGAGGACAGTGATTTGATCTACAGGCTGTATGCCATTCAGACGGTCATCAAAACTGtgaaatttattttgattttgtgttACACGATGACATTTGTGGCATCTATAGACTTTGACCATGTCTGTGaacctgaaataaaacatttaactggGTATGCTAAATTCCAGTGCACACATAACATGGCTTTCATGTTAAAGAAACTCCTTGTCTGTTATATTGCTCTCATATGTGTTTATGGCATTATCTGCATATACACATTGTTCTGGCTTTTTCGGCGACCACTCAAGGAGTATTCCTTTGAAAAAGTCAGAGaggagagcagcttcagtgatATTCCCGATGTCAAGAACGACTTTGCATTCCTCCTCCATATGGTCGATCAGTATGACCAACTGTATTCAAAGCgttttggtgtttttctctctgaagtGAGTGAGAACAAACTTCGGGAGATCAGCCTGAATCACGAATGGACCTTTGAGAAGTTGCGACAGCATGTAACTCGAAATCCTCAAGACAAGTTGGAACTTCATCTCTTCATGCTGTCTGGAGTGCCAGATGCCGTGTTCGATCTTACTGACTTGGAAATCCTGAAATTAGAATTGATTCCAGAGGCCAGAATAACAGCTAAAATCTCACAAATGATCAACCTGCAGGAGCTGCACTTCTACCACTGCCCTGCCAAAGTTGAGCAGActgctttcatttttctctgtgaTCACCTTCGGTGCCTTCATGTCAAATTCACAGATGTTGCAGAGATTCCTAGCTGGGTATACCTGCTGAAAAATTTACGTGAACTGTACTTGATTGGCAATCTGAACTCCGAAAACAACAAGCTGATTGGACTAGAATCTCTGCGAGATCTCAGGCACTTAAAGATTTTACATCTCAAAAGCAACCTCACAAAGATCCCAACAAATATAACGGACCTGTCCCCGCATCTTATCAGACTGGTGATTCACAACGACGGCACAAAGCTCTTAGTGCTGAACAGTTTGAAGAAAATGATGAATCTCGCAGAACTAGAGCTTCATAACTGTGAGCTGGAGCGAATACCCCATGCTATCTTCAGTTTGAACAACCTTCAGGAACTTGACTTTAAGTCCAACAACATCCGTACCATTGAAGAGGTCATCAGCTTTCAGCACCTTAAAAGACTCACATGCCTCAAACTTTGGTACAATAAGATCATCACCATTCCACTGTCAATCAGTCATGTCAAAAACCTAGAGtccctctttctctcacacaACAAGTTGGAATCTCTACCCTCACCATTGTTCACCCTTCTCAAGTTGCGGTACCTTGATGTTAGCCATAACTCCATAGCGGTAATACCACTGGAGGTGGGTTTCCTACAGAATCTCCAACATTTTGCTATTACAGGCAACAAAGTAGAGATAGTTCCCAAACAAATGTTCAAATGCAACAAGCTAAGGACATTATGTCTCGGCCACAACTGCATCACCTCCATTCCTGAGAAAATTGGCAACCTCTCACAGCTCACACACCTGGAACTGAAGGGAAACTGTCTGGATCGTCTCCCCGCTCAGCTCGGTCAGTGTACCCTTCTTCGCAGGAGTTGTCTAGTGGTGGAGGATCACCTCTTTGACTCACTACCCATAGAAgtcaaagaaaacatgaatcAGGAAGCCAGTGTTTCATTTGCAAATGGGTGTAAATGTCTAAGTGATGGACGGTAG